From the Microbacterium sp. W4I4 genome, one window contains:
- a CDS encoding DEAD/DEAH box helicase, which yields MTITQFVGSGCERQLRLSMHPDSGTFVHERQALDLPHRQVRPALRGIQDAGDEWGQAKVHDLQEAFGAGNLLGGSFAVTGSTTQPGLSYTATPLEPFLVAGVAPGQFLIETEFLADTPTFRLAHKLDAIAFAETSGPLQFTRVRPDVIEVLEADDALLGDKGVAVNGDIVPIEVADPRLGLRIIDVKLTSEPGPRYFAELAYYALTLAAFLEDVGLDDRYFVSAYPAIWPGSESESALHAAAAAGAAAADRYAGFHEDLETVPMRTFLAQVRRVLHVDIPHVLGERLADLPWSVTPACQGCENLGQKFSTTPGTSGSAWDARHCLPQAEAEQHLSRVPFLTRGAFQILRTHGTSTVTDLAGLDTTDETFDLHHRLRGQRQIVSRRAQALGGNSVVPLDSSLYTTAAIPSWARLRIYITADFDPGSALSLSFGLSWAWMQRGWQPSSISRTRVHHTDQKSADAEWDALSGLLDDLAALIDECTTHDRTQSMQVYVWDTVTFEHMTRVVGRHLARILASGRLQRLVWLFPPEEVLDSPALTEAPAVSIVRNAAKATLAVDLAHTYTLLGVARKLQDPNSPYPYNVPMFWEDPFTDQIPPERAHQLWNPRRAPSAPTPAELSGRLLQTVKTKLRALSDVTDALTTAFGDRISRKAPLLRQLSAPTLQNATSPLGVLLVAYSKLDRAVAKLDQAQIRALPTDEKEAKFETAVMTALQGPDRDAELTRLGLPHLPQRMVFRLRPGSVDVKVKPGEFLWAVVPEMLAMDLDTTINSFVRRVNNAQLSAWWDGINDFRTTLGDVLGATIVNIDRHEATLVADLDTWGIRTEIRRRLGQARAFGGHGPLTLEAVNRDFFVRRLEEATKAIGNPPASGRDPLVDSALGRAVRPRTGPAHPAGDLLWNAAALNATTVARDMQVLRAAMPATFAGLNASQDSAWESALSRRVTLIWGPPGTGKTATVRSILQGFAVTGRPLRVAIAAFTYTAIDTVLQGLLPALPSNVLVRRLSSGARATPDWLPPQMDVRRRTPEFDELIDDLGSGQPMFVFGTTEQLHAAIETRDARGTRGTFDVIIFDEAGQLDVAHATLLLSGANNGAQLIVAGDHLQLAPIHAAEPPLGLENKVGSIYNYLLHDQGVPQEQLLVNYRSNATLVELGKLAGYPDALRAERPDLRIQYRDDVSLDDVRIELALSEDLVAVADPDRVAVTVTYLEGVSGQWNDFEAMTIADLVRWYHSTLVRGLSSAGTSSMTDEYFWTEAIGVVSLHRAQRSRIIELLRAAFVTASSDPRLPGWIESAVDTVERFQGQERDIILATYAVGDPDTVAEEEDFLHNLNRFNVLATRARAKLIVMASREIIQHTSNDLETIRTSEMLKDFVDVFCSNELLVDLPSPEGDVTTELRWRT from the coding sequence TGCTCTCCGCGGTATCCAGGACGCTGGTGACGAGTGGGGGCAGGCGAAGGTCCATGACCTCCAGGAAGCGTTCGGTGCAGGAAACCTTCTGGGCGGGTCGTTCGCCGTCACTGGGAGCACGACGCAGCCTGGCCTGAGCTACACCGCGACACCGCTGGAGCCGTTCCTCGTCGCTGGTGTGGCCCCCGGGCAGTTCCTCATCGAGACCGAGTTCCTTGCGGACACCCCAACGTTCCGCCTCGCCCACAAGTTGGATGCCATCGCGTTCGCCGAGACGAGCGGACCGTTGCAGTTCACGCGAGTTCGCCCAGACGTCATCGAGGTACTCGAAGCGGACGACGCCCTACTCGGCGATAAGGGTGTCGCCGTGAACGGCGATATTGTCCCGATTGAAGTAGCTGATCCACGACTGGGGCTGCGGATCATCGACGTCAAGCTCACCAGTGAGCCGGGGCCGCGGTACTTCGCCGAGCTCGCCTATTACGCGCTGACGCTCGCGGCTTTCCTCGAGGACGTCGGCCTGGACGACCGCTACTTTGTGAGCGCCTACCCAGCGATTTGGCCGGGTAGTGAATCAGAATCGGCGCTGCACGCGGCGGCAGCTGCAGGGGCGGCGGCTGCGGACCGCTACGCCGGATTCCACGAGGATCTCGAGACGGTTCCGATGCGGACGTTCCTCGCACAGGTCCGCAGGGTCCTCCACGTCGACATCCCGCACGTACTCGGCGAACGTCTCGCCGATCTTCCGTGGTCGGTCACTCCCGCCTGCCAGGGATGTGAGAACCTCGGCCAGAAGTTCTCAACCACACCCGGCACCAGTGGTTCCGCCTGGGACGCCCGGCACTGCCTGCCGCAGGCCGAGGCCGAGCAGCACCTCTCACGGGTCCCTTTCCTCACAAGGGGCGCGTTCCAGATCCTCCGCACTCACGGGACGTCCACCGTCACCGACCTCGCAGGCCTCGACACCACTGACGAGACCTTCGACCTTCACCACCGACTGCGAGGCCAGCGACAGATCGTCAGCCGACGTGCGCAGGCCCTCGGTGGGAATAGCGTCGTGCCTCTGGACTCGTCGCTATACACGACCGCAGCGATCCCCTCCTGGGCGCGCCTTCGCATCTACATCACCGCAGACTTCGACCCGGGCAGCGCCCTCAGTCTCTCCTTCGGCCTCTCCTGGGCATGGATGCAGAGAGGCTGGCAACCCTCCAGCATCTCGCGGACTCGAGTGCACCACACGGACCAGAAGTCCGCCGATGCAGAGTGGGACGCATTGTCCGGCCTGCTCGACGACCTCGCGGCCCTCATCGACGAGTGCACCACTCACGACCGAACGCAGTCGATGCAGGTCTATGTGTGGGACACCGTCACGTTCGAACACATGACGCGAGTCGTCGGACGCCACCTCGCCCGCATCCTTGCCAGCGGTCGCCTGCAACGGTTGGTATGGCTGTTCCCTCCTGAGGAGGTACTCGACAGCCCTGCTCTGACAGAGGCGCCCGCCGTCAGTATCGTCCGGAACGCGGCGAAAGCCACGCTCGCCGTGGACCTCGCCCATACGTACACGTTGCTCGGAGTAGCTCGGAAACTGCAGGACCCGAACAGTCCCTACCCGTACAACGTGCCCATGTTCTGGGAGGATCCGTTTACTGACCAGATCCCTCCTGAGCGTGCCCATCAGCTCTGGAACCCCCGGCGGGCGCCCTCCGCACCGACGCCCGCGGAACTCTCTGGCCGGCTATTGCAGACGGTCAAGACGAAGCTGCGCGCGCTCAGTGATGTGACCGATGCCCTGACCACTGCGTTCGGTGACCGCATTTCACGGAAGGCACCGCTGCTGCGCCAGTTGTCGGCGCCGACGCTACAGAACGCGACGAGTCCTCTCGGGGTTCTCCTCGTTGCCTACTCAAAGCTGGATCGTGCAGTCGCGAAACTGGACCAGGCACAGATACGAGCGCTGCCCACCGATGAAAAGGAAGCGAAGTTCGAGACGGCAGTCATGACGGCACTGCAGGGACCCGACCGCGACGCGGAGTTGACACGCCTGGGTCTCCCTCATCTGCCGCAGCGTATGGTGTTCAGGCTCCGTCCGGGGAGTGTCGATGTGAAGGTCAAGCCCGGAGAGTTCCTCTGGGCAGTCGTTCCCGAAATGCTCGCGATGGATCTCGACACCACCATCAACAGCTTCGTGCGCCGGGTCAATAACGCGCAGCTGTCCGCCTGGTGGGACGGTATCAATGACTTCCGCACCACTCTCGGGGATGTCCTCGGCGCCACCATCGTCAACATCGACAGGCACGAGGCAACACTCGTCGCTGACCTGGACACCTGGGGTATCCGCACGGAGATCCGACGCCGCCTGGGGCAGGCTCGTGCCTTCGGTGGACATGGGCCACTCACCCTCGAGGCCGTGAACCGAGACTTCTTCGTCAGGCGCCTGGAAGAGGCGACCAAAGCCATCGGCAACCCTCCCGCATCAGGCCGAGATCCTCTCGTCGATTCGGCGCTGGGTCGAGCGGTGCGCCCTCGCACGGGCCCAGCCCACCCTGCCGGGGATCTGCTTTGGAACGCGGCGGCGTTGAACGCGACAACTGTGGCTCGCGACATGCAGGTACTGCGAGCCGCGATGCCCGCGACCTTCGCGGGCCTCAACGCGTCCCAGGACAGCGCATGGGAGAGCGCCCTGTCCCGCCGGGTAACCCTCATCTGGGGACCCCCAGGAACTGGTAAGACAGCCACCGTCCGCTCGATCCTCCAGGGCTTCGCAGTCACTGGGCGGCCGCTGCGGGTGGCCATAGCAGCCTTCACCTACACGGCCATCGACACGGTGCTGCAGGGACTTCTTCCTGCGCTGCCGTCGAACGTGCTGGTCAGGCGACTGAGCTCGGGCGCACGAGCGACACCTGACTGGCTCCCGCCGCAGATGGACGTCAGGCGTCGGACCCCCGAGTTCGATGAGCTCATAGACGACCTCGGATCCGGTCAACCAATGTTCGTCTTCGGAACCACCGAGCAGCTCCATGCCGCCATCGAGACGCGCGATGCCCGCGGGACGCGTGGAACCTTCGACGTCATCATCTTCGATGAGGCCGGCCAGCTCGACGTCGCCCACGCAACCTTGCTGCTCTCCGGTGCCAACAATGGGGCCCAGCTCATCGTGGCCGGCGACCACCTGCAGTTGGCGCCCATCCATGCGGCCGAACCTCCCCTGGGCCTGGAGAACAAGGTCGGCTCGATCTACAACTACCTGCTTCACGACCAGGGCGTCCCGCAGGAGCAGCTCCTCGTCAACTACCGGTCCAACGCCACACTGGTGGAGCTAGGCAAACTCGCCGGCTACCCGGATGCGCTGCGCGCGGAGCGTCCAGACCTCCGCATCCAGTATCGAGACGATGTGTCCCTCGACGACGTTCGCATCGAGCTCGCGCTCAGCGAGGACCTCGTGGCCGTCGCAGATCCAGACCGTGTGGCCGTCACCGTCACCTACCTCGAAGGCGTCTCCGGGCAGTGGAACGACTTCGAAGCGATGACCATCGCGGACCTCGTCCGTTGGTACCACAGCACCCTTGTCCGCGGCCTGAGTAGCGCAGGCACAAGTTCCATGACGGACGAGTACTTCTGGACTGAAGCAATCGGGGTGGTGAGCCTTCACCGCGCTCAGCGCTCCCGCATCATTGAACTGCTCAGAGCGGCGTTCGTCACCGCGTCCTCTGACCCGCGGCTCCCCGGATGGATCGAGAGCGCTGTCGACACGGTTGAGCGCTTCCAAGGTCAAGAGCGGGACATCATCCTCGCCACTTACGCGGTCGGCGACCCCGACACGGTCGCCGAAGAGGAGGACTTCCTCCACAACCTCAACCGGTTCAACGTCCTCGCAACGCGCGCCCGCGCAAAGCTCATCGTCATGGCGAGCCGCGAGATCATTCAGCACACGAGCAACGACCTCGAGACAATCCGCACGAGCGAGATGCTGAAAGACTTCGTGGACGTCTTCTGCTCGAATGAACTGCTCGTCGACCTCCCGTCACCGGAGGGAGATGTGACCACAGAGCTGAGGTGGCGGACATAG